DNA sequence from the Lentisphaerota bacterium genome:
AGCAGGGCCCGGGCGATGCGGAACCAGATGCGCGGATGAAGCAGCGGCGAACGGGCACGGGATACGTCGAACAGGGGCGTGAGGAGCACGAGGCCGTCGGCGAGTCCGGGGTCGTCAATTTGCGCCAGGGCGGCGAGCGCGGCGCCCATGGAGTGCCCCACCAGCCAGACGCGGCGATGGCTGCGTCGCAACGCCGCAGCCTCCTCGCGAATCGCCGCGAGCCACCCGTTGAGCGTCTGCCGGGCTGCGACCGGGAGCGGCTCGCCCGCGCCGGGCAGACGCATCACCCGGCAGGTCAAGCCATGCGCGGCGAGCGCCCCGGCCATGTCCGCAAACACGGCGGCGGTGTCGGCAAATCCGTGAATGAGCAGCACGGCGTCTCGTCCCGACCCGCAGGTAAACGCCGCTGCGTCCGAGGCGACGCCGTCGGGACCGCGGCGTACGCGCCGCTCCCAGCGCCGGTGTCGCGCGCCGATCCACCCCGCGTGTGCGAGATTAACGGCGAGCCAGACCAAGAGGGCCAGCACGCACAGGGAGAGAATCAGGGGTACGTGTGGCATCGGCCTATTCCTTCCAGGCCTTGCCGCCGTCGGCCACCCGCCAGAGGTAGAGAGCGGCGAGGGATCGGTGCGGCGCCCAGCGCTCGCCCGCGAGGGCCAGAGCCTTGGGCGCGGGCATTTCCGGCAGGGAGTAGGCAATCGAGTAGCCCCGGCGCACGCCG
Encoded proteins:
- a CDS encoding alpha/beta hydrolase; this translates as MPHVPLILSLCVLALLVWLAVNLAHAGWIGARHRRWERRVRRGPDGVASDAAAFTCGSGRDAVLLIHGFADTAAVFADMAGALAAHGLTCRVMRLPGAGEPLPVAARQTLNGWLAAIREEAAALRRSHRRVWLVGHSMGAALAALAQIDDPGLADGLVLLTPLFDVSRARSPLLHPRIWFRIARALLPLSRTFESSFPVNVLTADGAAIAYQRDRFIPFATYHALFCLTDRLRGRGGDVRVPLFAVLVRDDRVVSTDAARAWLAGCSHLRMHSETLESYGHAIPLEHQLLPDLCRRIAEFMQDE